In the Paramormyrops kingsleyae isolate MSU_618 chromosome 6, PKINGS_0.4, whole genome shotgun sequence genome, one interval contains:
- the sec61a1a gene encoding protein transport protein Sec61 subunit alpha-like 1 has protein sequence MGIKFLEVIKPFCAVLPEIQKPERKIQFREKVLWTAITLFIFLVCCQIPLFGIMSSDSADPFYWMRVILASNRGTLMELGISPIVTSGLIMQLLAGAKIIEVGDTPKDRALFNGAQKLFGMIITIGQAIVYVMTGMYGDPSEMGAGICLLIIIQLFVAGLIVLLLDELLQKGYGLGSGISLFIATNICETIVWKAFSPTTVNTGRGTEFEGAVIALFHLLATRTDKVRALREAFYRQNLPNLMNLIATIFVFAVVIYFQGFRVDLPIKSARYRGQYNTYPIKLFYTSNIPIILQSALVSNLYVISQMLSTRFSGNFLVNLLGTWSDISTGGPARAYPVGGLCYYLSPPESFGSVLEDPVHAVIYIVFMLGSCAFFSKTWIEVSGSSAKDVAKQLKEQQMVMRGHRETSMVHELNRYIPTAAAFGGLCIGGLSVMADFLGAIGSGTGILLAVTIIYQYFEIFVKEQSEMGSMGALLF, from the exons ATGGGTA ttaagtTTTTGGAAGTTATAAAGCCCTTCTGTGCAGTGTTGCCAGAGATACAGAAGCCAGAAAGAAAG ATTCAATTCAGAGAGAAGGTGTTATGGACTGCCATCACCCTCTTCATTTTCTTGGTGTGTTGCCAG ATTCCACTGTTTGGGATCATGTCATCAGACTCGGCAGATCCATTTTACTGGATGAGAGTTATCCTGGCCTCTaacagag GTACCCTGATGGAGTTGGGCATCTCTCCCATTGTGACTTCTGGCCTCATCATGCAGCTACTGGCTGGAGCAAAGATCATCGAGGTTGGGGACACCCCCAAAGACAGAGCGCTCTTCAATGGCGCCCAGAAAT TGTTTGGCATGATCATTACCATTGGCCAGGCCATTGTATATGTGATGACCGGAATGTATGGAGACCCCTCAGAGATGGGGGCTGGGATCTGCCTTCTCATCATCATTCAG CTGTTTGTAGCTGGTTTGATTGTTTTGCTCCTGGATGAGCTGCTGCAGAAAGGCTATGGTCTTGGTTCTGGAATCTCACTTTTTATTGCTACCAACATCTGCGAGACCATTGTCTGGAAGGCCTTCAGCCCGACCACAGTCAACACCGGACGAG GAACTGAATTTGAGGGGGCTGTCATTGCCCTcttccacctgctggccacccGCACAGACAAAGTGCGAGCGCTGAGGGAGGCCTTCTACCGGCAGAACCTGCCCAACCTCATGAACCTCATCGCCACTATCTTTGTGTTTGCTGTGGTCATATATTTTcag ggctttagagttgATCTACCAATCAAGTCTGCCCGGTACCGTGGCCAGTACAACACATATCCCATCAAGCTGTTCTACACCTCAAACATTCCCATCATTCTTCAATCCGCACTGGTTTCCAACCTCTACGTCATCTCTCAGATGCTCTCCACCAGATTCAGTGGAAACTTCCTGGTCAATTTGTTGGGAACCTGGTCT GACATATCTACTGGTGGGCCAGCTCGTGCATATCCTGTTGGTGGCCTTTGCTACTACTTGTCTCCCCCAGAGTCCTTCGGTTCAGTTCTGGAGGACCCTGTCCACGCTGTGATCTATATTGTCTTCATGTTGGGTTCATGTGCTTTTTTCTCCAAGACCTGGATTGAGGTGTCTGGATCCTCCGCCAAAGAT GTGGCCAAGCAGCTGAAAGAGCAGCAGATGGTGATGAGGGGCCATAGGGAGACCTCCATGGTGCATGAGCTTAACAG GTACATCCCCACCGCAGCAGCCTTTGGCGGCCTGTGTATCGGCGGCCTCTCTGTCATGGCTGATTTCCTGGGCGCCATTGGCTCAGGCACTGGGATCCTATTGGCTGTGACCATCATCTACCAGTATTTCGAGATCTTCGTCAAAGAGCAGAGCGAGATGGGCAGCATGGGTGCCCTGCTCTTCTAA